From a single Methanobrevibacter sp. genomic region:
- the queC gene encoding 7-cyano-7-deazaguanine synthase QueC produces the protein MKKAISVMSGGLDCTVATSIISKDHEIHAITFNYGQKALEREVKASKAICNKMNWTHEVIDLPWLANISNSSLNTDEEVPEPSAEDLDDLEKSNETASSVWVPARNTVFTSIALSYAESIGADTIIVGWNGEEGATFPDNSKEYMEKFNELIEEGSPEKIRIEAPLINLNKEEIVELGVECGAPMELSYSCYKGREKQCGVCESCMRRKRAFEALGLKDKSEYEN, from the coding sequence ATGAAAAAAGCAATATCCGTCATGTCAGGAGGTCTTGACTGTACCGTTGCAACAAGTATTATCAGCAAAGACCACGAAATTCATGCAATAACCTTCAATTACGGACAAAAAGCATTAGAAAGAGAAGTAAAAGCATCAAAAGCAATATGTAATAAGATGAACTGGACCCACGAAGTAATCGATCTTCCATGGCTTGCGAATATAAGCAATTCCAGCTTAAATACTGACGAAGAAGTTCCAGAACCATCTGCTGAAGATTTAGATGATTTGGAAAAAAGTAATGAAACTGCAAGCAGTGTTTGGGTTCCTGCAAGAAACACCGTTTTTACATCAATTGCATTGTCATATGCAGAAAGCATTGGAGCAGATACAATAATTGTTGGTTGGAATGGTGAAGAAGGTGCAACATTCCCAGATAATTCCAAAGAGTATATGGAAAAATTCAATGAATTAATTGAAGAGGGTTCCCCTGAAAAAATTAGAATTGAAGCACCATTGATTAACTTAAATAAAGAGGAAATTGTTGAACTTGGAGTTGAATGTGGTGCTCCAATGGAATTAAGTTATTCCTGTTATAAAGGTAGAGAAAAACAATGTGGTGTTTGTGAAAGTTGTATGAGAAGGAAAAGAGCATTTGAAGCATTAGGCTTAAAAGATAAAAGTGAGTATGAAAATTAA
- a CDS encoding VWA domain-containing protein, translating to MNDVFKNQNLDIVFVIDRSGSMHGSELDTIGGFNSFIEKERKKGFLTNVTTILFDDKYEMLYKRKDINEVEELTSDVYYVRGMTALLDAIGKSIVILDKEIDNKVLFVIMTDGYENASVEFSKSQIKNMIESHNWEFIFMGADIDSYGEAASIGIRKSHVANYEKSKAGFNDAFVSMERVVEFSRADIALDCEDWKENLRKYD from the coding sequence ATGAATGATGTATTTAAGAACCAAAACCTTGATATTGTATTTGTAATTGACAGAAGTGGATCAATGCATGGGTCTGAACTAGACACAATAGGTGGATTTAATTCATTCATTGAAAAAGAAAGGAAAAAAGGATTCCTAACTAATGTAACCACTATTCTGTTTGATGATAAATATGAAATGCTGTACAAAAGAAAAGATATCAATGAAGTTGAAGAGTTAACTTCTGATGTATATTATGTAAGAGGAATGACTGCTCTTTTGGATGCAATCGGAAAATCAATTGTCATTCTTGACAAAGAGATTGACAACAAAGTATTATTTGTCATAATGACTGATGGATATGAGAATGCCTCTGTTGAATTCTCAAAATCTCAAATTAAAAACATGATTGAAAGTCATAATTGGGAATTTATATTTATGGGAGCAGATATTGACTCATATGGTGAAGCTGCAAGTATTGGTATTAGAAAATCTCATGTAGCCAATTATGAAAAATCTAAAGCTGGATTTAATGATGCATTTGTTTCTATGGAAAGGGTTGTTGAGTTTTCAAGGGCAGATATTGCTTTAGATTGTGAAGATTGGAAGGAAAATTTAAGAAAGTATGATTAA
- a CDS encoding DUF1565 domain-containing protein, with protein sequence MRFENILSLLMVMLVLFVSISAISAQDTNDTLAIDNVLDDELFEGDLSYYVSNDGSDDNDGSLNSPYKTIGKATEKSDSNKTTNIYLGDGVYQQEGNVNLTVNGNVNLIGSSSEKTILRF encoded by the coding sequence ATGAGGTTTGAAAATATATTGTCATTATTGATGGTTATGTTGGTATTGTTTGTTTCAATATCTGCAATTAGTGCACAAGATACAAATGATACATTAGCTATTGATAATGTTCTTGATGATGAATTATTTGAAGGTGATTTAAGTTATTATGTGTCTAATGATGGATCAGATGACAATGATGGTAGTTTAAATTCTCCATATAAGACAATAGGGAAAGCAACTGAAAAATCAGATTCAAATAAAACAACTAATATTTACTTAGGTGATGGAGTTTACCAACAGGAAGGAAATGTGAATTTAACAGTAAATGGAAATGTTAATTTAATAGGTTCTTCTAGTGAAAAAACAATATTACGGTTCTAA
- a CDS encoding M48 family metallopeptidase has protein sequence MAKDDRSEINPFTGRKHYDTLNDDKFIQESYNEYYSMLNQARILDNTQNGQIVINVAVGLINAVNNYLSKIGRLDYVEDYYDWEVHLVEDITVNAFCMPGGKIVLFSGILSVANTEEKVAFILGHEMAHALLDHARTRISAQNTQNAIAGAAWIGSIAMDLVGLGELGSLTRAATNVASIGSQFFLMNPWGRDQELEADRLGMMIIHWAGYDVSHIPSFWADMSRQNSNEHDFFSTHPADSKRIATMQQLICEIENEDDFYSKPVIGEINSSNGKHDNSAGCFCTECGAPVDVGDKFCTSCGTKLGVELKCPKCGSSIGSNDAFCMNCGYKL, from the coding sequence ATGGCAAAAGATGATAGGAGTGAAATAAATCCATTCACTGGCAGAAAACATTATGATACATTAAATGATGATAAATTTATCCAAGAATCTTACAATGAGTATTATAGTATGCTTAATCAGGCACGGATTTTGGACAATACTCAAAATGGACAAATTGTTATAAATGTTGCAGTAGGTTTGATTAATGCTGTTAACAATTACTTGTCTAAAATTGGTAGACTTGATTATGTTGAAGATTATTATGACTGGGAAGTTCATTTGGTTGAGGATATTACTGTAAATGCATTTTGCATGCCTGGTGGTAAAATTGTATTGTTCTCGGGAATTCTTTCAGTTGCAAATACTGAAGAAAAAGTTGCTTTTATTTTAGGCCATGAAATGGCACATGCACTTCTTGACCATGCAAGGACTAGAATTAGCGCTCAAAATACACAAAATGCAATTGCAGGTGCTGCATGGATTGGCAGTATTGCAATGGATCTTGTTGGTTTGGGGGAACTTGGAAGTCTTACAAGAGCAGCTACAAATGTTGCAAGTATTGGATCTCAATTTTTCCTGATGAATCCGTGGGGAAGAGATCAGGAACTTGAAGCTGACAGATTGGGTATGATGATTATTCATTGGGCAGGATATGATGTGTCTCACATTCCATCATTTTGGGCAGATATGTCAAGACAAAATTCTAACGAACATGATTTCTTTTCAACACATCCTGCTGATTCAAAAAGAATTGCTACTATGCAGCAATTGATTTGTGAAATTGAAAATGAGGATGATTTTTACTCAAAACCGGTCATTGGTGAAATTAATTCATCTAATGGTAAACATGATAACTCTGCTGGTTGTTTTTGTACTGAATGTGGTGCTCCAGTTGATGTGGGTGATAAATTCTGTACTTCTTGTGGGACTAAACTTGGAGTGGAATTAAAATGCCCTAAATGTGGTTCATCAATTGGAAGTAATGATGCATTTTGTATGAATTGTGGATATAAACTTTAA
- a CDS encoding tRNA-dihydrouridine synthase — MKDIFDEVQFGNLKLNSRIVRTGTWETETAEGGFLTPDIYDRYEKIASSGTGLIVSEIFALDHKDRFFPYSTNMNYRGFIKDYQMVTDIVHKYEVPILGQLAFFYYDDGENQKVEANDISEQGIRKLQAEVIMAAKKFSFAGFDGIQINMGNNFYLARFMNPYFNQRDDKYGGNTENRVRICSEIIKVIKKTMDIHVSCRINPWDARKDGMTAEESIAIAKELEKVGADSIQLTARTISQVYDKGEKHPFLVYVEKLIDAVDIPVVLGGSLRDMKTINDVLNSSTVEYISMSKPFVAQADFLADWKANGEGVAICQSCNNCYSKKTSTCFKY, encoded by the coding sequence ATGAAAGATATTTTTGATGAAGTTCAATTTGGAAACTTAAAACTTAACAGCCGTATCGTTAGAACAGGAACTTGGGAGACTGAGACTGCCGAAGGAGGATTTCTAACACCTGACATTTATGACAGATATGAAAAAATTGCAAGTAGTGGTACTGGACTTATTGTATCTGAAATATTTGCACTTGATCACAAAGACAGATTTTTCCCTTACTCAACAAATATGAATTACAGAGGTTTTATTAAAGATTATCAAATGGTTACAGATATTGTTCACAAATATGAAGTTCCAATTTTGGGTCAATTGGCATTCTTTTACTATGATGATGGTGAAAATCAGAAAGTTGAAGCTAATGACATTTCAGAACAGGGTATTAGAAAATTGCAGGCAGAAGTAATCATGGCTGCTAAAAAATTCTCATTTGCTGGTTTTGATGGAATTCAAATTAACATGGGAAACAATTTTTATCTTGCAAGGTTCATGAATCCTTATTTCAATCAAAGAGATGATAAATATGGTGGAAACACTGAAAATCGTGTAAGGATATGTTCTGAAATAATTAAAGTTATTAAAAAGACTATGGATATTCATGTGAGCTGCAGAATCAATCCATGGGATGCTAGAAAAGATGGAATGACTGCTGAAGAAAGCATAGCTATTGCAAAAGAACTTGAAAAAGTAGGTGCTGACAGTATTCAACTTACTGCACGTACAATCTCACAGGTTTATGACAAAGGTGAGAAACATCCTTTCTTGGTTTATGTTGAAAAGTTAATTGATGCAGTTGACATTCCTGTTGTTTTGGGAGGATCTCTTAGAGATATGAAAACAATCAATGATGTTTTAAACAGCTCAACTGTTGAATATATTTCAATGTCAAAACCGTTTGTTGCTCAAGCAGACTTTTTAGCTGACTGGAAAGCAAATGGTGAGGGAGTAGCAATTTGTCAAAGCTGTAATAATTGTTATTCTAAAAAAACTAGTACTTGTTTCAAATATTAA
- a CDS encoding MFS transporter, with the protein MNVSISQLVVDLNTQVSVVQMIICFYTLTTASLMLVSSKLQDIIGKRTIFLIGAGIYGLGALIAALSQNALMLFIGWSLLEGIGGAFMTPAVVSIISGTYSGEKRTFALAISSAIVGIAAAIGPLFGGVVTTFLSWRYGFVFELLIIVFIFVFHNQIKTFPTTASKSDFDVVGGILAISGLVTFVYGILTLQHNQMNSAILMVVGCLILICFALFETRCKKQDKIPLLDMSLLKDRNLKAGMLIRLITNLSIGGSLFAVSIFLQSVLKLGAFSTGLTLLPLTVVMMVFSILAPRLVTKLNVKSVMSIGFIITIIGVILLRNQFELTTGFMDLVPGLIVYGAGLGLVISLGVGIALKNIDKEKENTASGLITTGQTLGTSMGTAIIGCLLIMGAVGGMHDAIDTYAPDQISDAEFHDNVHVYFEKLGHVNTTQLKHENTLKEKIVNTVVQDAMKLVMEVTAVILFIGLLLTLTLKDEKINRKNKKSMSR; encoded by the coding sequence ATGAATGTGTCAATCTCACAGTTAGTTGTGGACCTGAATACGCAAGTAAGTGTTGTGCAAATGATTATCTGTTTTTATACATTAACTACTGCTTCTCTGATGCTGGTTAGTTCCAAATTGCAGGATATAATTGGTAAAAGAACAATATTTCTAATTGGTGCTGGAATTTATGGTTTAGGTGCATTAATTGCAGCATTGAGTCAAAACGCTTTAATGCTATTTATTGGCTGGTCTTTACTTGAGGGAATTGGTGGAGCATTTATGACTCCTGCTGTTGTTTCAATTATCAGTGGAACTTATTCTGGCGAAAAACGTACATTTGCATTGGCAATAAGTAGTGCAATCGTTGGAATAGCTGCAGCTATTGGTCCTTTATTTGGAGGAGTTGTCACAACATTCTTGTCATGGAGATATGGGTTTGTTTTTGAACTTTTAATAATTGTATTCATTTTTGTTTTCCATAATCAAATTAAAACTTTTCCAACAACTGCATCAAAAAGCGATTTTGATGTTGTTGGCGGAATTCTTGCTATTTCCGGTCTTGTAACATTTGTATATGGAATTCTAACATTGCAGCATAATCAGATGAATAGTGCAATCCTGATGGTGGTTGGTTGTTTAATTTTAATCTGCTTTGCATTATTTGAAACTAGATGTAAAAAGCAAGATAAAATTCCTTTATTGGATATGTCCTTGCTAAAAGATAGAAATCTAAAAGCGGGGATGCTAATCAGATTAATTACAAATCTTTCAATTGGAGGATCATTATTTGCGGTTTCAATATTCCTTCAAAGTGTTTTAAAGTTAGGTGCATTCTCTACTGGTCTGACATTGCTACCTCTCACTGTTGTGATGATGGTATTTTCTATTTTGGCACCTAGACTTGTTACTAAGTTAAATGTCAAGTCTGTAATGAGTATTGGGTTTATAATAACAATTATTGGTGTCATTTTACTTAGAAACCAATTTGAATTAACTACTGGATTTATGGATTTGGTCCCTGGTTTGATTGTGTATGGTGCAGGTTTAGGATTGGTAATTTCATTGGGAGTGGGTATCGCACTTAAAAATATTGATAAGGAAAAAGAGAATACTGCATCTGGTTTAATAACAACTGGTCAGACACTCGGAACATCAATGGGAACTGCTATAATTGGGTGCTTATTGATTATGGGTGCTGTTGGAGGTATGCATGATGCTATTGATACATATGCTCCAGACCAAATCAGTGATGCTGAGTTTCATGATAATGTTCATGTATATTTCGAAAAATTAGGTCATGTAAATACAACTCAACTTAAACATGAAAATACTCTAAAAGAAAAAATTGTTAATACTGTTGTTCAAGATGCAATGAAACTGGTCATGGAAGTAACTGCAGTAATATTGTTTATTGGTTTATTGTTGACTTTAACATTAAAAGATGAAAAAATTAATAGAAAAAATAAAAAAAGTATGTCCAGATAA
- the oadA gene encoding sodium-extruding oxaloacetate decarboxylase subunit alpha — translation MAKVRFTETALRDAHQSLLATRMRTRDMIPIAEEMDKVGYFSVEAWGGATFDTCIRYLNEDPWERLRQLKSEFNKTPIQMLLRGQNLVGYKHYPDDIVTKFVEKSYENGVDVFRVFDALNDIRNMEKAIKVAKDQGAHVQGTISYTISPVHTIDGFVDLAKNLEALDCDSVAIKDMAGLITPTAAYELVSKLKEETDLLVDLHCHCTSGMTPISYYAACQAGVDILDTAISPLAWGTSQPPTESMVAALQGTEFDTGLDLKLLTSIKKYFEDIKEKYLGILDPISTSIDADVLLYQIPGGMLSNLISQLKEQNALDRYNDVLDEMPRVRKDMGYPPLVTPTSQIVGIQSVMNVLGGERYKTVSNEVKDYMKGMYGKSPAPVNEELSKKILGDEEIITCRPADLLEPEFDKFKSEGEEKGFVKSDEDALTYALYPPIAPKFLKGEAEEEELKAPHAFSEDEAIGIPTQYNVEVDGDMFEVKIMPTGYMEIGEADNGNFHPVEGGVTSSMNGMVIKLKVNVGDKVTKGSTICVLEAMKMENDIQSEVDGVVEEIFVEPGDAVNAGDTLMVIK, via the coding sequence ATGGCAAAAGTAAGATTTACAGAAACAGCACTTCGTGATGCTCACCAATCTCTACTTGCAACTAGGATGAGAACCAGAGATATGATTCCTATTGCTGAAGAAATGGATAAAGTAGGTTATTTTTCAGTAGAAGCTTGGGGTGGAGCTACTTTTGATACTTGTATTAGATATTTAAATGAAGACCCATGGGAAAGATTAAGACAATTAAAATCTGAATTTAACAAAACTCCTATTCAAATGCTCTTAAGAGGGCAAAATTTAGTAGGTTATAAACATTATCCTGATGATATTGTAACAAAATTCGTAGAAAAATCCTACGAAAATGGTGTAGATGTATTTAGAGTATTTGATGCTTTAAATGATATCAGAAACATGGAAAAAGCAATTAAAGTTGCTAAAGATCAAGGAGCTCATGTACAAGGTACAATCAGTTACACTATAAGTCCAGTTCACACCATTGATGGTTTTGTGGATTTAGCTAAAAATTTAGAAGCACTTGATTGTGATTCTGTTGCAATTAAAGACATGGCTGGTTTAATCACTCCTACTGCTGCTTATGAGTTAGTATCAAAATTAAAAGAAGAAACTGATTTGCTTGTAGATTTGCACTGTCACTGTACCAGTGGTATGACTCCAATCAGTTATTATGCAGCATGTCAAGCTGGAGTTGACATTTTAGATACTGCTATTTCACCTCTCGCATGGGGAACAAGTCAACCACCAACAGAAAGTATGGTTGCTGCTCTTCAAGGAACTGAATTTGACACTGGTCTTGATTTAAAATTATTGACTTCAATTAAAAAATACTTTGAAGACATTAAAGAAAAATATTTAGGAATTTTAGACCCAATATCCACAAGTATTGATGCTGATGTATTATTATACCAAATTCCTGGTGGAATGCTTTCAAATCTGATTTCCCAACTTAAAGAACAAAATGCACTTGACAGATACAATGATGTATTGGATGAAATGCCTCGTGTAAGAAAAGATATGGGATACCCGCCTCTTGTAACTCCAACAAGCCAAATTGTGGGTATTCAATCTGTAATGAATGTTTTAGGTGGAGAAAGATACAAAACTGTGTCTAACGAAGTTAAAGATTACATGAAAGGAATGTATGGTAAATCTCCTGCGCCTGTAAATGAAGAATTATCCAAAAAGATTTTAGGTGATGAAGAAATTATTACCTGCAGACCTGCAGACTTACTTGAACCTGAATTTGATAAATTCAAATCTGAAGGTGAAGAAAAAGGATTTGTCAAATCTGATGAAGATGCATTAACCTATGCATTATACCCACCAATTGCTCCAAAATTCCTTAAAGGAGAAGCTGAAGAAGAAGAACTCAAAGCACCTCATGCATTCAGTGAAGATGAAGCAATTGGAATCCCAACTCAATATAATGTTGAAGTTGATGGGGATATGTTTGAAGTTAAAATCATGCCTACTGGATATATGGAAATCGGCGAAGCTGATAATGGTAATTTCCACCCAGTTGAAGGAGGAGTTACATCTTCCATGAATGGTATGGTAATCAAACTTAAAGTTAATGTTGGAGATAAAGTTACTAAAGGATCCACAATCTGCGTTCTTGAAGCTATGAAAATGGAAAACGACATTCAATCTGAAGTTGATGGTGTTGTTGAAGAAATCTTCGTAGAACCTGGTGATGCAGTAAATGCTGGTGACACTTTAATGGTAATCAAATAG
- a CDS encoding inositol-3-phosphate synthase yields MNKIKIAIVGIGNCASSLIQGIHYYDGKNPEDAIGLMHWDIGGYEPSDIEVVAAFDVDARKVGKTIDEAIFAKPNCTTVFQEDIPKYEAKVSMGHVLDGVAEHMANYDDEYTFVVSDEDPVDVVEVLKESGAEILVNYLPVGSEKAARYYAQCALDAGVAYVNCMPVFIVSDDEWDAKFKAKGIPIVGDDIKAQIGATITHRTLASLFMDRGVKLDKTYQINTGGNTDFLNMLNRERLDSKKESKTEAVQSVLKERMDDRDIHIGPSDYVPWQNDNKLCFLRMEGRTFGDVPMNIELRLSVEDSPNSAGCVIDAVRCCKIGLERGVGGQLTSISSYTMKHPPIQYTDDEAFENVEKFISGDLER; encoded by the coding sequence TTGAATAAAATTAAGATAGCAATTGTTGGAATAGGAAACTGTGCTAGTTCTCTTATTCAAGGAATTCATTATTATGATGGTAAGAACCCTGAAGATGCAATAGGACTTATGCATTGGGATATCGGAGGTTATGAACCTAGCGATATTGAAGTTGTTGCTGCTTTCGATGTTGATGCAAGAAAAGTTGGAAAAACTATTGATGAAGCTATTTTTGCAAAACCAAATTGTACAACTGTTTTCCAAGAAGATATTCCTAAATATGAAGCAAAAGTAAGTATGGGTCATGTTTTAGATGGTGTTGCAGAACACATGGCTAACTATGATGATGAATACACTTTTGTTGTAAGTGATGAAGATCCTGTTGATGTTGTTGAAGTTTTAAAAGAAAGTGGTGCAGAAATTTTGGTTAATTACTTGCCAGTAGGTTCAGAAAAAGCTGCAAGATATTATGCTCAATGTGCTCTTGATGCTGGTGTTGCATATGTTAACTGTATGCCAGTATTCATTGTAAGTGATGATGAATGGGATGCTAAATTCAAAGCAAAAGGAATTCCAATTGTTGGTGACGATATTAAAGCTCAAATTGGTGCTACTATCACTCACAGAACACTGGCTAGTTTATTCATGGATAGGGGAGTAAAATTAGATAAAACTTATCAAATTAACACTGGTGGTAACACTGACTTTTTAAACATGCTTAACCGTGAAAGATTAGATTCTAAAAAAGAATCTAAAACAGAAGCTGTTCAATCAGTTTTAAAAGAAAGAATGGATGATAGGGATATTCATATTGGTCCTAGTGACTATGTCCCATGGCAAAACGATAACAAATTATGTTTCCTCAGAATGGAAGGTCGTACATTTGGTGATGTTCCAATGAATATTGAACTCAGATTAAGTGTAGAAGATTCTCCAAACTCTGCAGGTTGTGTAATTGATGCTGTCAGATGTTGTAAAATCGGTTTGGAAAGAGGCGTTGGTGGACAATTGACTTCTATCTCTTCATACACAATGAAACACCCTCCAATTCAATACACTGATGATGAAGCATTTGAAAATGTTGAAAAATTCATTTCTGGTGATTTAGAAAGATAA
- a CDS encoding UbiA family prenyltransferase, with the protein MNPYIEILRPGNALMGAISIILVALIDKTISIPVILAMLTVFFETAAGNVINDYFDYKIDLINKPERPIPSGRISLENGRNYGYLLFAAGTMCGFLISYITNNWIPFGIVLFADVVLYLYAYTLKTTPLLGNLTVGFMTGFGFVFGGFSINNPSIIMTSLFLGFFAFVMTTAREIVKDIEDIEGDKADCAKTLPILIGEKKPAILAAVLIIIDSALCPLLYYYHIFGILYLVVIAIAVILFIYSAILILKSQERAVAAKVSKNLKIGMLITFVAFVFGSLM; encoded by the coding sequence ATGAACCCATATATAGAAATTTTAAGACCAGGAAATGCATTAATGGGTGCAATATCAATAATTTTAGTTGCACTTATTGATAAGACAATTTCAATCCCAGTAATTCTTGCAATGCTCACAGTATTCTTTGAAACAGCAGCAGGAAATGTGATTAATGACTATTTTGATTATAAAATTGATTTAATAAACAAACCTGAAAGACCAATACCCTCCGGAAGAATTTCACTTGAAAATGGTAGAAACTATGGATATCTCTTATTTGCTGCCGGAACAATGTGTGGTTTTTTAATTAGTTACATTACAAACAATTGGATACCATTTGGAATTGTATTATTTGCAGATGTTGTTCTTTATTTATATGCATACACATTAAAAACAACACCATTACTTGGTAATTTAACTGTAGGTTTTATGACAGGATTTGGATTTGTATTTGGAGGATTTTCAATTAATAATCCAAGCATAATAATGACTTCATTGTTCTTAGGTTTCTTTGCATTTGTAATGACAACCGCACGTGAAATCGTGAAAGATATTGAAGACATTGAAGGAGATAAAGCAGACTGTGCAAAAACACTACCAATATTAATCGGTGAGAAAAAACCAGCAATACTTGCAGCTGTTTTAATAATAATTGACAGTGCATTATGCCCTTTATTATATTATTATCATATTTTTGGAATATTATACTTGGTAGTAATTGCTATTGCAGTTATATTATTCATTTACTCTGCAATTTTGATATTAAAATCACAGGAAAGAGCAGTTGCAGCAAAAGTATCTAAAAATTTAAAAATAGGAATGTTAATAACTTTTGTTGCATTCGTATTTGGATCATTAATGTAA
- a CDS encoding glycosyltransferase family 39 protein: MFKEFNINKKDKYYLLAILIFSTILIGYYINFNNQIGISCSDVYVYLINSLYYSGESVNITQFIHISPVICILTSLLFRLGFVDKIAIYAVTGLFAIIGNIGFYLFLKKFFNEELSLTGTILYSSFSLYLIWLANGTLDIPATGIIIWIALLSVIAVRENPKYYQYVIPLMVIGLYTRYPVILTIPAFFLLYVLENGFKIKPDEWKYIKRGIIIAVVIAVAVFLLVFTMGHGRFDAASQMANGIQGKTGELNDPAYNPDSTYYLVNYITYISSSHTVFETNPTFYSPTILAYAIFALLIIGAGFWLYDHHDIDLSKTDIFAILLLIISIATFKMFTSVITSVLVYIGIYLLAKDREFNNEVFMLGWILANGIFLSFDIVKVNRYMIPTLPPFIFFVLMAIENIHSHTKINENIIPIALIVLFVIQAFAFTYTVEPTDKYLTPEQISNQIIDNNPDYENMSIGVYNIRPYSWWLGSNTIGIPSDNQSQIDQSNVSYYISNKHMDNLTNFTEIKNINELYLYKNTNF; encoded by the coding sequence ATGTTTAAAGAGTTTAACATAAACAAAAAGGACAAATATTATTTACTAGCTATTTTAATATTTAGTACAATCCTCATAGGTTATTATATCAATTTCAATAACCAGATTGGCATTTCTTGTTCTGATGTCTATGTTTATCTCATAAATTCTCTTTATTATTCTGGTGAAAGTGTAAACATAACTCAATTTATCCACATATCACCAGTAATTTGCATTTTAACATCTCTTCTTTTCAGATTAGGATTTGTAGATAAAATAGCAATTTATGCAGTTACTGGACTATTTGCAATAATTGGAAATATAGGATTTTACTTATTTCTCAAAAAATTCTTCAACGAAGAATTAAGTTTAACTGGAACAATACTTTATTCATCATTTTCACTATACCTTATTTGGCTTGCAAATGGAACATTGGACATTCCTGCAACCGGCATAATAATCTGGATTGCATTATTAAGTGTGATTGCAGTTAGAGAAAATCCAAAATACTATCAATATGTAATTCCATTGATGGTTATTGGACTTTATACAAGATATCCAGTAATTCTAACAATACCTGCATTTTTCTTATTATATGTCCTCGAAAATGGATTTAAAATAAAACCGGACGAATGGAAATATATAAAAAGAGGAATAATTATTGCAGTAGTCATAGCTGTTGCAGTATTTTTATTAGTTTTTACTATGGGACATGGCAGATTTGATGCTGCTAGCCAAATGGCAAATGGAATACAAGGAAAAACAGGAGAACTAAATGATCCTGCATACAATCCGGACTCAACATATTATTTAGTGAATTATATCACTTACATATCAAGTTCACATACAGTATTCGAAACAAATCCGACATTCTACTCTCCTACAATATTAGCATATGCAATTTTTGCATTATTAATTATTGGAGCAGGATTCTGGTTATATGACCATCATGACATAGACCTTTCAAAAACAGACATATTTGCAATTTTATTACTTATAATAAGCATTGCAACTTTTAAAATGTTTACTTCTGTAATCACCTCTGTTTTAGTTTACATTGGAATTTATCTGCTTGCAAAAGATCGTGAATTCAACAATGAAGTATTCATGTTAGGTTGGATTTTAGCAAATGGAATATTTCTTAGTTTTGACATAGTCAAGGTTAACAGATATATGATTCCTACATTGCCACCATTCATATTCTTTGTTTTAATGGCAATAGAAAATATTCATTCCCATACTAAAATCAATGAAAATATAATCCCAATAGCTTTAATAGTCTTGTTTGTAATCCAAGCATTTGCATTTACATATACAGTTGAACCGACAGATAAATACTTAACTCCTGAGCAGATTTCAAACCAGATAATTGATAATAATCCAGACTATGAAAACATGAGCATTGGTGTTTATAATATAAGACCATATAGCTGGTGGCTTGGTTCAAATACAATAGGAATCCCATCAGACAATCAAAGTCAAATCGACCAAAGCAATGTCAGTTATTACATTTCTAACAAGCACATGGACAATTTGACAAATTTTACTGAAATAAAAAATATTAATGAATTATATTTATATAAAAATACTAATTTTTAG